The Kluyveromyces marxianus DMKU3-1042 DNA, complete genome, chromosome 7 DNA segment AATCCTGACTTGGTACTTGGAGATCTAGATAAACTGCCTAACAGGCTGCCTGAACTTCCTTCCTTTACTATAAAAGAAAGACTTTCTGACAATAATGACTCTTACGTTTTGGGGAAAGGCGACCTCAGTGGGGAGGCTAAAATTGATAAGCAAGGACATTTGAAAGGTAGTAGAAACTACTTATTTCCAACTTTCTCATACTCGTGTCctgaaaacaataattcAGAAAATCTATATGTGTTAGTGAGAGACTTAATCAAGGCTTTGAACCTGAATGATGACGAACAACACTTTTTGCAGAAATATTCCGACCTTTATCCAATGGATGCACCAGATAATCTTTTGGAATACTTAAAATCCAAAAAGGCTTTGCCAAAAGATGTAACTTCAGCTAAATATACCACGGCAAGATCTGCTTTTCTTGTGTTTGGTGCTGCGATATTGGCTTCTGGTTCAAGAGTTATCGATGATTACTGGGAACAACTTTCAAAAGAACAGGGATTTCAAACGCAACACAGAGTTTACATACTCTCCGCAAAACTTATTGATATGATACACGCTATTGAGCCCAAATTTTCGCATCACGTAACCACACTTAATACCAACACAACTTTAGAGTCGCAATCAAAAACTCCATCTAGTATAGATGGAATTCGTGTTAATCAGAATTCAAGTACCGATCCGGATCCACAATTTGAGAATCCTTTCTTAACGGTGACTGAAATCCCTTCTACAGAAGtaagaagagaattttTAAATCACCTTGCAAATGGAAATCCTACAGCTATCATTGCTGGGCAGACTATACACGGATCAATAGAATTGAGTAACGCTTacaaaattccaaaatatCACTACAAAAACTCGTTTGCCTCTGCCCAACAAAACAATGCCCTTGATACACCAATCGGCACGCATACTCATCCAGTTGAATCACATAACTTTGGTAGAGGTCGTAAGGCAAATTACGTGCCgccagaagaaacagacGTATTGGCCCAAATTCCAGGATGGAAATTTACGCAGCTTCCTACAACCACAAATCAAGAACTTCCGACGACTTTCAGTTCTGGTGGGCTACCGATTTATAATAAATTAAAGTTACCAAGTAGGCTCAAGGAATTAACACCTAACCAAATTAAAGATTTAGAGCGCTCGCACGATGTTGTTCAATTGAATAAAGTATTAGGTAATGTTAGAAAGGTACGAAATAGTCGATGGACAAAATTCTGGCAATACAAAGCAGGGGTTCCTGTGGGATTGACAGAAGAACAGATTCCTTATTATAAATCTCGCTACCTGCAAAATGTTTTGGACCACGTTGAGGTGAATATTGTGCCAAATGATCTTAAAAACGTTGATGAGAAGCATACCGTTAAAAGGATTCCAAACCCGAACTTTATAGGATATTCCAATATAAGCGGCTTTAAACCTCCCTTTATTGATAAACCTTGAAAGCTTCTCGATTTTGAACTTAcatattttttgttattttttttataaacACTATGGCTATATAATAATGTATATAACTACAATAATAGAAAGCTTGTGAAGGATGGGTGCTCCAAAGTTAGTGTACAAGTGTTTTTTCAGTCAGGCTTTTGCATTCATAGTAACTTGACTTTGACTATATCTTGACGAATTCTAAATGTGTAGTATGCCATGACTAAGACAATCAAGATTAGAGGCAACATCCAAATAAAGAGTCTCTttacaatttcatcaacagTTACTCCATGGCCACCAGACTGCATGCTTAgtttggtttcttctctaaTTTTGGCTTGATCTTGGAGCAATTTCTCTAGTTTATCGTTCATACCAAAGAAATCCTTGAATGCTTCGGTGTTCACCTCACCTTCCTTGCCCATAGAAGAGACCATAACGTCCAAGGTGGACAACAAATGATCCAACTTTTTACTGTGATCATTTTGAGTTTTAATGATTTTTTCTAGCTTTTCATTTATGATACTGATATCATTAGCTAGAATTTTGCCCTCAATCTTATCAAGTTTCTTGTATAGTTCGTAGTTATCAACCTTATTGGCAAGAcctttcattttcataaAATCAGTTTCAACCACATCTTCTTTACCAGTTTCCTTGTTGATAATCTTGGTAACGAGTCTTGGTTGTTCCATTGGATTCACATTTGGAAGGGAAACCTCTTTCGTCAAACCGTTATGAGTGTGCATCTTCAGTATCTCAAATGATTCCTTGTTTTTGTCATTCTTTGCCGTAATCCCTAATCTCATTTTAGCATTTGATGGGAACTGGATTTCTCTAGTCTGGAAGCATACCCTGTTGTCAATTTGAAGTTTTAAAagattattgttttttctaTCGTAGCTTAATCTAACTGTAGTTGGAATAGCAGTATCCTGATATGCCAATAAGCAGTACCCAAAGGTTTGATCGTAAATGTCCGTTTCAGTAAATTTCTTGGTTCCATCATTCAATATACCCCTAACTGTACTTCCAACGGGCCCATTGGAATCAACTAAAATTTGCAAACCGTCATATCTCTGTGGACCACCGAATAACGAGTTGTCACCAACGCTTTTTCCGTTAACGATCCAGAAAGATAAACCACCTTCAGACTTACCAATGAAGTCAACACTTCTAAAGGTCCATTCAACGGTAAAGGAATCTTTAATTTGGTAATCGGAATTGTGCCAAATCGAACCCTGACTAGAAGCGACTGGAGTGAAACGAAGTCTCCCTTGTTCCAAGACCAAGTCACCACCAGTCTTCCATTCACTTGGGAGTTTATCCATATTAACCAAATCGCTTAAAGAATGCGAGCGATCTAAGATGTCATTGTCAGAtgtttcctttctttcataTAACTCTTCTGCCACCGTAATAGCAATCGATGCTAAATATACCAATAACCAACGAGCCCACATAGTCTATAAACAATACagtttgaaaagaattACAATCGTACTTCAATTAGCCACGAATTCCAATACAGTGGCTCAAAATACAAAGTAGATATACTTTCTAGCGTATGCCTCTTGCCCTTTCCTCTTTCAAAAGTAGTGAGTCGCTTCATTGTAGTAAAATCATGAAAGTATACTCTAAttctattcttttcaaaatgtATAGTGAAAGAATTATTTGATCCAGAATGTTATTCAGTGGgaacgaaaagaaagagaatccCATCCACGACAATTGTTGACACAATTTTACATACTCACAGAGTGGGGAAAGGGAGTGAAATAGAACTTTCAACAGTCATCATTTCATTTGCAAACTGATTTGCTAACTCATAAGCTACCTTTTAAAGTATAAATGTTTACGTTGTGTGGTCGGTACTATCATACAACCTAACCATAAAAGATATCCttgtatataaatatatgtgAACTAGAGTCTGTACACGTCTGTATGCTACAGTTATACTTCACTGACAGTCTGTACAAACAGACGACAATGAGTCTTCAGGAGCACACACGCTAGCGTTGTTTTCTCGTGAAGGGCCAGAAACCAATGCTTCCGAACCTTGAGAGTTTTTCGAGTCTATGTGAGCACCAACAGTCACAGAGTCATTGAAGAGTAATCTTTTAACGCGTtgcttcaaatatttgCTATCTGGAAATCCCCCATTTTCTACCCGATCCCAAATTAGGATCGGTTCAGACCCTTCATCTCTGTATCCAAGAACTTTAAAATCACCTGGGTTACCTATCACCAGAGACACTTCTTTAAGTTCTGATCCAAATGTTTGTAACAACTCTTGTAAGTACCATGCGCTTCGTAAGTTCCATTTACACTTCACACAGAAAACAATAGAAATCTTAGGGAATGGCATATTAGGTTTGGTGTTTCAGGCTATGCCCCTCTACATTTTCgacctttattttttttctcattaATATAATAGTATGTATTATATCGAAGAAATAGTTCTAATTTTAAATGGTTAATGTAACTTCACAATCCACTTTCTAGGCGTTCGTTAATttatattcaaaaacaaaatccaTTAAGCGTAAAAGACTGTAAAATAAGCCCTCAATTACAGAATAATTCTGTCAAATATGCCCTCATTTGCTGAGAGTTTCTGGTCTCCCGATTTCTTGACGGGAATTGATAAGCTCTTCGAGAAGTTAAATCAAGGCTGTGATCAAAATGATCTATTTATACAGTTGTTTGCATCAAGAATGCAATATGAAGTAGAGTTTGGAAGGAATTTATGTGATATCAAGAAAGCTGTTGATGTATTTGACCCAGCAACTTCTACCGCCACGTCTTCCCTTGCTGAGATGATTGATCAAATGGTTGCTGAAGGGAATCTTCATTTAAAAATCGCGTACACTATAGAAACAACTGTTTTAGGTCCTTTCACTAAATGGAGACAGGAGCATAGGCAGCGAGTAGAATATTCTgagaagatattgaaaacCAATGCAACCAATTTCTTAAAAGCAAGGAAATATGTTGAGAAATTAGAGCAAACATACTTAAACAAATGCAGGGTATTGGAAGATTTCAAGAGATCTACGTTTAACGAAGATGAACTTGTAGAGGCAATGAAGTCCTTAGATTTGCAAAGAGAGCACGAAACTAAAgtgcttcaagaaaaagaatatcaaaagtTTGGAGAATTTGGTGGAATTGATTATGACTATAAGTCAATGCGTGAAACATTGAAGTTACTCCTAACTAAACTACCAAAGCATCCTTATAAAGTTCCTTTCATCTCTTTCACCATAGAAAACACCAACTCTGGACGGGAAATTGTCAAATTTTTGATGGAACATATGTCTTTAAAAGACATTGATCATGCTGAACTATTTGGACAGGATTTGTTGAATCATGGTTTTATTAAATATTGTAACGGTGTTGGTACAACATTTGTGAACTCCAAtaaatttcaatatcaatggAAACCATATGCTTACAAATTCTGTAATATAAGTACCTCGGATCCAAATGAAGATAGTTTAAACGAAACAGAAAATGGTATTGTTAACTACTTGCAGAAAATCACAGTTGGTAgtgaaacaaaatatgCATCCCTCCACAAGCCAGACTTCtctgaaaatgaaatgaaactATATAAGATGGTTAGGGATGTGGAAGTATCGGATTCTAAATATATGCGGGAATGTAAGAAGCTAGACTCGTTACGCTGCTCCTTGGAAGAACTTATCGTGGACCATTATACATTCATGGAAAAATGCGAATCCGATAGGATGATGGCATTGCGTAAGGTCACGTTAGATTTCTGTGCTGCTATTAGCAATACGATATCTACTATGAAATTGACGATTGAAAAGTTAACAGATAGTGAGTCCAGAATGGATCCGGCTGCAGATTTGCTAAGAACaatagaagaaaacagagTTGGTTTCTTCCAACCCCAAGTTATAACATACAATAACTACTATAATCCTGGAAGTTATCAAACATTTGGTATTGATTTAGAGACAAGATGCAGAAGTGATAACAGACTTGTTCCTCTCATTCTCTCCGCTCTTTTGTCGTATATGGATCAGGCTTATCCAGAGATGGAAAACGATCATAAGAGAGCCGTAGTCTGGACTGAACCAGTGAAATTACACGATGTCCATCACTTAAGACAATTATTGATTAAGcctttcaaagaagaggcGGAGATCATAGATGTTATACGATCCGCTAATGCACAGCCTTCTACTGTTGCTAGTGTATTCAAGATCTATCTACTTGAATTACCCAAAGCATTGATAACAGATGATGCCTATGATATACTTAAGGTTCTTTATAGGGAGTTGCCTCCAAGCGAAACGCATGAACAAACGGAAACTCAACGAATTCATGGAATTGTCACAGCACTATCAACACTATCAAAACCTAATATGGTTACTTTGGACGCCATCACTACGCATTTTGAAAGACTAATCGAAATTATAAAGATGAACAAATCAGAAGAAAGCCAAGAGTTAGCCGAAAACCTTTATGATACCATTAGTCAAGAATTTGCGAATTGCTTAATTCGTCCAACTGGGCCAACGATTAATGACCTCGGCTATAAATTGTTACAGGACTTATTAAAGCacagaaaaaaagtttttaaAGAACTTAAAAGGAAAGGCTCTAATTCAGTCAAAAAAGGCTGATAGAATATATAGTAATTTTCacatattgaaatatatattggACCCATTTGTCATCGCCTTATCACTTCCTAACTTGTTCAAattattttcattgtttCGATTATTAACATGCAGGTGCGCGATATAAGCCTTTCGTTTAACAAGCATCCCAATTCTCAAACTCCCTGTTTGATTATAAGCATGTTATTTcagtaaatatatattgaatatatgtatgtattcACACTAGTATTGTTACAAGGCAAGCATTGTACCTATATATCCATTCCGTTTTAAAAGTTTATTAAGATAAGTTGGTTCATTTGAAATAATTCAAGAACTGTCTAGTTCATCAGCGAATAATCTTGTAGGTTTTAAttgttccttttcttcctgTGTCATGTATCTCTTAGAAACAACCTTTCCTGATTTATTCACATAGGTAATAGCGTCCTCTAAGTCAGGGTCTTCCTCTagtagcttcttctttctttcctctcTTAAACTCTTATCAGCAACTACATTTGATAGGAACGGATTTTCGATGGGTTCCTGCCCATATATATCCTTTTCCTCCTCTGTGTCAAATGCAGCTGATTTTCCAATACCTGATTGATTGTGCCATTTTGAAGCGAGTTCATATGTCGTTATTTTATCACTTGGTGTACCTGGTATTTGCTTAGGTAACTTATTTCTAGTAAAATCTGAAGAACAAGGCCCGTCATCCTTTTCCTCCATTGGCGCTTTTCCAGTGGAATCTTCATAAAAATCCAATACTCTTGAGCCCATTCCTGTCCTCTTTGGAGGTAAGAGAGTTGACCCATTTCTTCGTACTTCTTCCTGGAAATCTGAGTCAAATAAAACCCTACTTACGGGTTgtaatttttcttgatcaaaCTCAATCCTACGTTTTGTGTGTTTATTCTTATGTGGAGTATATTCTGGTGTCTTCATAATTTGACATGGACTTGCGAAACTTGTGGGTCTTGTAGGAGGCTGAATTCTGTCCTTCACATGTATCGTTCCTGGAGTTATCAGTCCAGATTCGTCCGATTCGGTGCGCCTTTCGGGCGTTGCTAGCAAGGATT contains these protein-coding regions:
- the SWP82 gene encoding Swp82p, with amino-acid sequence MTSVEGNDDKVNTDTVKSEIVTNFHPVPDSVLKNHELFVLKTTLSILNNPDLVLGDLDKLPNRLPELPSFTIKERLSDNNDSYVLGKGDLSGEAKIDKQGHLKGSRNYLFPTFSYSCPENNNSENLYVLVRDLIKALNLNDDEQHFLQKYSDLYPMDAPDNLLEYLKSKKALPKDVTSAKYTTARSAFLVFGAAILASGSRVIDDYWEQLSKEQGFQTQHRVYILSAKLIDMIHAIEPKFSHHVTTLNTNTTLESQSKTPSSIDGIRVNQNSSTDPDPQFENPFLTVTEIPSTEVRREFLNHLANGNPTAIIAGQTIHGSIELSNAYKIPKYHYKNSFASAQQNNALDTPIGTHTHPVESHNFGRGRKANYVPPEETDVLAQIPGWKFTQLPTTTNQELPTTFSSGGLPIYNKLKLPSRLKELTPNQIKDLERSHDVVQLNKVLGNVRKVRNSRWTKFWQYKAGVPVGLTEEQIPYYKSRYLQNVLDHVEVNIVPNDLKNVDEKHTVKRIPNPNFIGYSNISGFKPPFIDKP
- the EMP47 gene encoding protein EMP47 translates to MWARWLLVYLASIAITVAEELYERKETSDNDILDRSHSLSDLVNMDKLPSEWKTGGDLVLEQGRLRFTPVASSQGSIWHNSDYQIKDSFTVEWTFRSVDFIGKSEGGLSFWIVNGKSVGDNSLFGGPQRYDGLQILVDSNGPVGSTVRGILNDGTKKFTETDIYDQTFGYCLLAYQDTAIPTTVRLSYDRKNNNLLKLQIDNRVCFQTREIQFPSNAKMRLGITAKNDKNKESFEILKMHTHNGLTKEVSLPNVNPMEQPRLVTKIINKETGKEDVVETDFMKMKGLANKVDNYELYKKLDKIEGKILANDISIINEKLEKIIKTQNDHSKKLDHLLSTLDVMVSSMGKEGEVNTEAFKDFFGMNDKLEKLLQDQAKIREETKLSMQSGGHGVTVDEIVKRLFIWMLPLILIVLVMAYYTFRIRQDIVKVKLL
- a CDS encoding SelT/SelW/SelH family protein (Rdx super family[cl01407]), which codes for MPFPKISIVFCVKCKWNLRSAWYLQELLQTFGSELKEVSLVIGNPGDFKVLGYRDEGSEPILIWDRVENGGFPDSKYLKQRVKRLLFNDSVTVGAHIDSKNSQGSEALVSGPSRENNASVCAPEDSLSSVCTDCQ
- the RGD2 gene encoding GTPase-activating protein RGD2 — its product is MPSFAESFWSPDFLTGIDKLFEKLNQGCDQNDLFIQLFASRMQYEVEFGRNLCDIKKAVDVFDPATSTATSSLAEMIDQMVAEGNLHLKIAYTIETTVLGPFTKWRQEHRQRVEYSEKILKTNATNFLKARKYVEKLEQTYLNKCRVLEDFKRSTFNEDELVEAMKSLDLQREHETKVLQEKEYQKFGEFGGIDYDYKSMRETLKLLLTKLPKHPYKVPFISFTIENTNSGREIVKFLMEHMSLKDIDHAELFGQDLLNHGFIKYCNGVGTTFVNSNKFQYQWKPYAYKFCNISTSDPNEDSLNETENGIVNYLQKITVGSETKYASLHKPDFSENEMKLYKMVRDVEVSDSKYMRECKKLDSLRCSLEELIVDHYTFMEKCESDRMMALRKVTLDFCAAISNTISTMKLTIEKLTDSESRMDPAADLLRTIEENRVGFFQPQVITYNNYYNPGSYQTFGIDLETRCRSDNRLVPLILSALLSYMDQAYPEMENDHKRAVVWTEPVKLHDVHHLRQLLIKPFKEEAEIIDVIRSANAQPSTVASVFKIYLLELPKALITDDAYDILKVLYRELPPSETHEQTETQRIHGIVTALSTLSKPNMVTLDAITTHFERLIEIIKMNKSEESQELAENLYDTISQEFANCLIRPTGPTINDLGYKLLQDLLKHRKKVFKELKRKGSNSVKKG
- the SIC1 gene encoding cyclin-dependent protein serine/threonine kinase inhibiting protein SIC1 is translated as MGSRVLDFYEDSTGKAPMEEKDDGPCSSDFTRNKLPKQIPGTPSDKITTYELASKWHNQSGIGKSAAFDTEEEKDIYGQEPIENPFLSNVVADKSLREERKKKLLEEDPDLEDAITYVNKSGKVVSKRYMTQEEKEQLKPTRLFADELDSS